The Devosia sp. genome segment AGCCAAACTGAGTAAGTACCACATTAGCCAATATGGACGGACCAAGTAGTAAATAAGATCAGACCTGCCGCTAAAGGTGATGTCGAGGGATGAGTATAAGAACTGAAACGGAATGTAAACGGAAATTGGGGTTAGAAAAGAGAGTGCCCAAGACGTTCCGAATCTATCTTTACTAGATAGGTAGCCGGAAACAAAAACAAACGCCGGCATGTGGAACGTATATATGAGTCTATATATTTCTGAGTTTGCTCCATCGGCCTTGAATCCGATTTCAACAATGTGACCGAAAACAACCAGTGTGATCAGAATTGCTTTCAGGTTGTCGATGTATGCGGAGCGTGTTGTTGAGGTCGACGATCCGGGCGGTGATGACATGGCGAACTGAGCGACCTGCTAAGACAGTGTTTGTCCGCATGGCACTACTCAGCCAACTGCGGATCGATCTGCAAGACACGCTAAACATGCTGGCACTGTCAGCTCAAGCCCTGGTTTGATAATCAGAGTCGGCAAGTCTTTCCGCAGAGTTCTGAATCATCAGAATATATCGCGGGGAATATAGGTCGGATGAGTACTAGATATTTTGAGGAATTCAATGCTACCGAAACTCACCGCATCATTTGTTTGGGGGGAGTTTCTGGAGGCCTCGTCCGGAATCGAACCGGAGTACACGGATTTGCAATCCGCTGCGTAACCACTCCGCCACGAGGCCTCTAGGCGCAGGTATCTATTGTGCGCTTGGGGGTTATGCAAGCGCAGAGATTTCCGAAGGGTTACTTTCGGCCGGTCGCGGGACGATGCGGACCGGTTTTCCACCAAAGGGTTGGAACGCGGGCCATGGGCGCAGTGTTGCGGTTGTGTCCAGCAAGGGAACCAGCCATGACCAGCAAGACCGATCGCAGCACACCCGCGCCTGAAGAAACCGACCCGGGCGAGCAGAAGGACGACAATATCGACGATCTGGGCCGCAAGCCCGACGGCAGCGCGCTCGACCAGCCCCTGGACGACGAAAAGGATCGCCCGAAGGGCGCGACAAAGTCCTGATTCCGGCCAACCATTTTGTCGCGGCCATGCGAGGCCGCTTGCCAGCGGGCAGGCGGCACTATATTCACGTCCAGCATATGAACCGGGCAGGTACAGGACGCGGCTTTGGACTTCGCACAGGCCAGAAAAGCAATGGTCGACAGCCAATTGCATACCAGCGGCATCTTCGACCGGCGCCTGCTGACGGCCATGGGCACCGTGCCGCGCGAGGCTTTCCTGCCAGCTGAGCGGCGAGCCGTCGCCTATATAGACGACCATCATCGCCTCAACGAAAGCGGCCGGTTTCTGCCCGATCCGTCGACATTCGGCAGGCTGGTGCAGCTGGCCGAAATCAGCGCTGGCGACAGCGTTCTGGTCGTGGGGAGCGGGACCGGTTATTCGCTTTGCGTGATCGCTCGCCTTGCGGCGAGCGTCACCGGGCTTGAGAGCGATCCGGCATTGAATGCCATGGCGCGCCAAGCCTGCGCGGGTATCACGGGCATCGAGATCGTTGAAGGCGAAATGCCAGCGCTCGCGGCGCGGCAGTTCGATGTCATCGTCGTTGAAGGGGCGCTGGAGAGTGTGCCGGCGGACCTCGCCGCACTTCTGCGCCCGGACGGCCGATTGGTGGCGCTGGTGCGCGACAAGGGGGTCGGCATCGCCCGGCTCATGCGCCGCGTGCAGGGCGGGGTTGAGACAACGAGCCATTTCAATGCAACGCTTCCGGTGCTTTTCAAGGGAGCGGGCGAACCGGCATTCATATTCTGAGTGCCGTCAGCTGTTGCCGTCCGGTCACGTCCGGACCTTAACAGCACATTAAAGAACGTTAGGGATTGTCCCGGCCGGTTGTGTAACCCATCTGCCGGGCATTAGTGTGGGTCGCGTCTGGAGGTGGGTTGATGAAGTTCAAGAGTTTTGCGGGCGCCAGCCTGTTGGCTGTCATGGTCGCCTGCGCGCAGACGGGCTTGGCCCAGGCACAGTCGATCACCCAGGCCCTGACGGCCGCCTATGATCACGCGCCGGACCTGCAGATTGCCGTGCTCGACGCCAAGGCGTCGGCGGAAAACATCGTGCAGGCCAAGTCGCGAAAGCTCCCGACGATCGGCGCCTCCATCGGGGCCTCGCAGAGCTACAGCCTGGTCGGCGGCAATTGGTCGGACAGCACGTCCGTGACCACCGGCCTGTCCTATAACCAGACGATTTTTGACAATTTCCAGACCGAAGCGCAGATCGAAGCCGCCCGCGCCGGCGCCGAGGCGGCCGAACACCAGATCCGCAATACCGAGCAGAATGTGCTGATCCAGGTCGTTCAGGCCTATATGGCTGTTCTGACCGGTAACCAGCTCGTTTCGCTTCGTCAGGAGAATGTCAACTTCTTCCAGGCCCAGCTGCAATCGGCCCAGGACCGGCTGGATGTGGGCGAGGGGACGCGTATCGACGTGGCCCAGGCCCAGGCGCGCCTGGCCCAGGGGCAGGCGGCTTACCGCGCCTCGCTGGCCTCGCTCGAAACCAGCCAGGCCACCTTCCAGCGCCTCGTGGGCCAGCGTCCGCAGGGGCTGAGTGCCTCGCACAACTACGGCAATCTCATTCCGCGTTCGCTGGATTCGGCGATTTCCGAGGCCGAGATCGGCCATCCGGCCATCCTGCTCGCCAAGGCCTCGATCCGCGCCGCCCAGGCCGGGAGCGATGCGGCTTCGGCCTCGTTCGGCCCCACCGCCTCGATCAGCGGTCAGGTCGGTTCGCGCTGGACGCCGAGCGGCGGCGGATTGACCGATGGGTTCTCCGGCTCGCTGGGCTTTCAGATCTCCATCCCGATCTATGCCGGCGGCGCTATCGGCTCCAATATCCGCCAGGCCAATATCCAGCAGATAAAGTCCGAAGTCTCGGCCATGTCCACCTATGACCAGGTGCGCGAGGCGGTCATTTCGGCCTGGAGCGGCATCCAGGCCGCCGATGCGCAGATCAGCGCGGCTCAGGCTGCGGTGACCTCGAGCAATACCGTTCTCGATGGCGTCATCCAGGAACGTGACCTGGGCACGCGCACCACGCTCGATGTCCTCAACTCCCAGGCCGACCTGACCAGCGCCCAGGAGACGCTCATCAATGCGTCCAGCAACAAGGTGATTGCCACCTTCTCGCTGCTGAGCGCCATGGGGCGGCTGACGGCCAGCGATCTCGGCCTGCCGGTGACCATCAAGACCGCCGTGCCCTATACGCAGACCGTCGAAGACGTCTGGCAGGAACTGCGCACCGTCGCGGAATAGGCTCGCTGCCGTCCGCAAAATGCGGACGGTCTTGCCCCCGGCCGCAAGTTTTCGTGGAAGAACGCAAACTTGCCGGGTCCGGATGATTCCTAATTCCGCGCTGTGCCGTTAAGCTGCTTGTTACGAATCAGGCGGGGCAGATGCGGATGCCTCTGCGTCTGTCAGGCTCTTGCGTAAGAGGCAGTGATGAACAAGCCGGCACCCAAAGAACCGTCCATGGACGAAATCCTGTCGTCCATTCGACAGATCATCGCCGATGATGATGCGGCAGGCGTGCCGCGCCGGCCATCCATCCAGGCGGCACCGCCACCGATGGAAGCTGCGCCGGCCCGCCCGCTCAATGCCGAGGACGATCGCGACCTCAGCGACATGTTGGACGATATCGAGCCGCTCGCGCTTTCGCCGAGCCAGATTGTCGACGAGGCAGACGGCGCGGGCGACGATTTCAGTTTCGATTCCATCCTGGCCGATACCGAAGGCTCCGAACCGCAGCTGGTCGAGGCCGAGGACATTGCCTTTGACGCCGACGATGAGCTTCCGAGCTTCGACCCGGCGCCGATGCGTGCGCCCGAGCCAGAACCGGAACCGCAACCCGTTGCGGCCCGTCCAGCTCCGCGCCCGGCACCCCAACCGGAACCTGCTCCCCAGCCAGAGCCGGCGCCGAGCGTTTCCGATGTCGCGCCGCTGCCCGATCCGACGCTGACTTCGGACATGGCCGAGGAACTGCTTGAGCCCGCCACCAAGGCCGCCGTCCGGGGCTCCATCGGCAAGCTCAATGCGCTTGGCCTGGGCAATCCCAGCCTCACCATCGAAGCCATGATGCGCGAGATGCTGCGGCCCATGCTCAAGGAATGGCTGGACGAAAACCTGCCCTCCGTCGTCGAGCGCATGGTGGAGAAGGAAATCTCCCGCATTTCGCGCGGCGAGTAGTTTCGGGCCGCGGGCCCTCCCTCGTTAAATTCGGTGTTACCCCCGCGAAAGCGGGGGTTTGCTTTTTTTGGGCGCAGGAAACCAGAGGTTCCCGCTTTCGCGGGAATGACAAGGTGGGGGTGAGGCTCCGTGGTGGTGGCTGGGCGCTCTGGCGGTAGCCGGGTGTTGTGGTGGCAGGTGCTGTCGTGGCGGCAGTTGGCTGATCCACCTACCTGATTGAGCTTCTGTGGCGCACCTTTCGCTCGTTCAATATGGAACCGGGATCGTTGCCCTTCCCTCGGTGTCACCCCCGCGAAAGCGGGGGCCTCTGGTTTGTGTGCAGGAAACCAGAGGTTCCCGCTTTCGCGGGAATGACGTTGTGGTGGTGGGAACGACGTGGTGGTTGCGGGAATGACTTTGTGGTGGTGAGCGCGGCGGGTGGTTGCGGGAGTGACGTGGTGGTCGCTGGGCAACCCCTGCGCTTGCGCAGAGAGTGGGTCGCCTGAACATCGGCACGTCAATGCCCGATCGGCCGTCATGCGCGCTTGGAGTTGACCGTTCGGGCTGCATTTGCTTGAAGTCTGCCAACCTATTCCGGCCCGCCAGGTGCAGCCTGGCGGGTCAATTCCGTTGCGAGTGGCCCAATGCTTGAAAAGACCTATGAACCCGCCGCCGTCGAAGGCCGCATCTATGATGCCTGGCTCGATGCGAATGCCTTTGCGGCCGGGGCAGGGGCGAAACCCGGCGCCGAGACGTTCACCATCGTCATCCCGCCGCCCAACGTCACCGGTTCACTGCATATCGGCCACGCGCTCAACAACACCGTCCAGGACATTCTCGTCCGCTTCAACCGCATGCTGAAAAAGGACGTGCTCTGGCAGCCCGGCACCGACCACGCCGGCATCGCCACGCAGATGATCGTCGAGCGCCAGCTGGCCGAAAAGCAGCAGGACCGGCGCAGCATGGGGCGCGATGCCTTTATCGAGCGCGTCTGGGAGTGGAAGGCCGAAAGCGGCGGCACCATCATGAATCAGCTCAAGCGCCTTGGCGCTTCGGCCGATTTTTCCCGCGAGCGCTTCACCATGGGCGCTGCAGGCGAGCCGGACGACCAGATGGTGCGGGCCGTCATCAAGGTGTTCGTCGAGCTGCACAAGCGTGGCCTCATCTACCGGGCCAAGCGGCTGGTGAATTGGCATCCGGGCCTCGAAACCGCGATTTCCGACCTTGAGGTGGAGAATATCGAGGTCAAGGGCCATATGTGGCACCTGCGCTATCCGCTCGCCGATGGCGTGACTTATGATTTCCCGCTGGTGGACGAAGAGGGTAATGTCACCGGCACCGAGACGCGGGATTACATCATCGTCGCCACGACGCGCCCCGAAACCATGCTGGGCGACGTGGCGGTTGCAGTGCATCCCGATGACGAGCGCTATCAGGGCCTGATCGGCAAGTTTGTCGAACTGCCGCTGGTCGGCCGGCGCATTCCGGTGGTCGCCGATGAATATGCCGACCCGAGCCTGGGCACCGGCGCGGTGAAAATCACCCCGGCGCACGACTTCAACGATTTCGAGGTGGGCGCGCGGGCCGGGGTGGAGCCGATCAACGTCTTCACCACGCGCGGTGCGATCATCGACGCCGATTTCATCCCCGAGGCCTATCGCGGGCTGGACCGGTTCGAGGCGCGCAAGGCCATCGTCGCGGATCTGGCGAAGATGGCAGAGGAAAACCCGCTTCGCGGCCTCAGCCATATCGAAGACAAGAAGATCATGGTGCCGCATGACGAGAAGAGCAAACTCGTCGTCATCGAGCCATTCCTCACCGACCAGTGGTGGGTGAAGGCTGATGTGCTGGCCGAGCCGGCTCTGGCTTCGGTGCGCGAGGGGCGCACAAAGTTCGTGCCGCAGCAATATGAAAACACCTATTTCGCCTGGCTCGAGAACATCAAGCCCTGGTGCATTTCCCGCCAACTGTGGTGGGGACATCAGATCCCGGCCTGGTACGGCCCGGACAACGAGGCCTTTGTGGCCTATGACGAGGCCGAAGCCAAGGCTGCCGCGGAAAAGCACTATGGCAAGGCTGTGGAGCTGACCCGCGACCCTGACGTGCTCGACACCTGGTTCTCCTCAGCGCTGTGGCCGTTCTCGACCCTGGGCTGGCCGGACGAAACGCCGGAACTCAGGCGCTACTACCCCACCGACGTGCTGGTCACTGCATTCGATATCATATTCTTCTGGGTCGCCCGCATGATGATGATGGGGCTCGAATTCCTCGACGAGGAACCGTTCCATACAGTTTACATGCACGCGCTGGTTCTGGACGAAAAAGGCCAGAAGATGAGCAAGACCAAGGGCAATGTCATCGACCCGCTCAAGCTCGTCGACGAATATGGGGCCGATGCCACGCGCTTCACGCTGGCCGCTATGGTTGCTCAGGGCCGCAACATGCGGCTCTCAATCCAGCGCGTCGAGGGCTATCGCAACTTCGTCACCAAGATCTGGAATGCGGCGCGCTTCCTTGAGATGAATGAATGCCGCCGGGTCGAGGGTTTTGACCCCAAGGCCAACACTTTGGCACTGAACCGCTGGATCGTCGGCGCCACGGCGCGCGGCATGGCAGCGGTGCGCGCTGGCATCGAGGACTACAAGTTCAACGAAGCCGCCAATTCGGCTTATGACTTCGTCTGGGGCACGTTCTGCGACTGGTATGTGGAATTCGCCAAGCCGGTCTTCATGGGCGAGGACGAGGCCGCCAAGGCCGAAACCCGCGCCACTGCGGCCTGGGCGCTGGATCAGATCCTGGTCATGCTGCACCCGATGATGCCGTTCGTGACCGAAGAACTCTGGGCCGAGACCGGCAAATTCGGCCCGGCGCGCGAAAACCTCCTGATCCTCACCGAATGGCCGGACCTTTCGGGCCTTGAAGACGCAGCGGCCGATGCCGAACTCGCCTGGCTCGTGGATGTGATCTCCAATATCCGGTCCGTCCGCGCCGAGATGAACGTGCCGGCCGGGGCCAAGTTGCAACTGGTGGTGACCGGGGCCGGCGCGGAAACGCTGCGGCGTCTCGTGGCGGGCACGTCGCTGATCTCGCGGCTGGCGCGGCTGGAGGAAATCTCCCCGCAGAACGCGGTGCCGGGGGAATCGGCGCAATTCGTGCTCGGCGACGCCACCTACGCGTTGCCGCTGGCCGGGGTGATCGACATCGCCGCCGAAAAAGCGCGTCTCGAAAAGGAGGTCGGCAAGCTCGATGGCGAAATCGCGCAGGTCGACAAGAAGCTGGGCAACGAGCAATTCGTGTCCAAGGCGCCCGAAGAGGTGATCGAAGAGCAGAAATCGCGGCGCGAAGCGGCTGTGGACCGGCGCACGCGGATCGCGGCGGCGCTGAAGCTGTTGAGCTGATGCTCGGGCCCGGCAGTGATGCCGGGCCTTTTTTTTGTCGGGTGCGATACGGGTGACATGTCTGCGAAAGCAGGGGTCAAATTGGGGTATGGCACCCCCACCCAACCTCCCCCTGAAGAAGGGGGAGGAGTTCTCTGGTGGCGCTCCAGAATCGAAGCAAACTCGATCCGTTCCTCCCCCTTCTTCAGGGGGAGGTTAGGTGGGGGTTCGGGATGAGCACGGTTTCGGGCTAAATCCGGCCCTGTACTGCGTGCAGGCCGGCATAGACGCCGTCGCGGGCCATGAGGTCGTCGTGGGTGCCTTGCTCGACGATGCCGTCGCCGGTGAGGACGAGAATGCGGTCGGCATGGCGCACCGTGGACAGCCGGTGGGCGATGACCAGCGTGGTACGGCCGTGGGTGAGGCCGAGAAGGGCCTGCTGCACGGCCCGCTCGCTTTCATTGTCGAGCGCACTGGTGGCTTCGTCGAAGATGAGCACCGGCGGGTTCTTGAGAAAGGTGCGGGCGATGGTCAGTCGCTGTTTCTGCCCACCGGACAGCTTGACGCCGCGCTGGCCGATATCGGTGTCATAGCCCTGCGGCAGGCCGGTGATGAAGTCATGCGCATTGGCATCGCGTGCCGCCGCAACCATTTCGGCCTCCGAGGCATCGGGGCGGCCGTAGAGCAGGTTCTCGCGCACCGTGCCGCTGAAGAGATAGACGTCCTGCTGGACGACGCCGATATTGCGGCGAAGGGATGCGAGGGTGATGTCCCGCAGGTCCCGGCCATCGAGGGTAATGCTGCCGTCTAGCACGTCGTAAAAGCGCGGGATCAGCGCGCAGAGCGTGCTCTTGCCCACGCCAGAGGGCCCGACAAGCGCAACGAACTCGCCGGGCGCAATGCCGAAGGAGAGATCGTCGAGGACGCGGGGGCCATCGGCGTCGTAGGCAAACCGCACCGTGTTGAATGCAATGGCCCCTTTGACTGGACCGAGGGGGCTCGCGCCCGGCCGGTCGAGGATGTCGGGTTGCTCTTCGAGCAGTTCCATGGCGCGGACGAAGCCGGTAAAGCCCTCCTGCCACAGGCGGATGAAATTGTCGAAACGTTTGATCGGATCGAGAAGCACGCCGACGCAGAGCAACAGGGTCAACAGGTCGGCCGGCGACAGACTGGCATAGAGACTGCGGATGGCGCCGACGACGATGACGGTCACCGTGACAAGTTGCGCAAAGGCCTCCATGCCGCCCCAGAGCAGCGCCTCGTTGCGATAGCCGTCCTGCCGGGCCCACAGGAAG includes the following:
- a CDS encoding methyltransferase domain-containing protein, with the protein product MDFAQARKAMVDSQLHTSGIFDRRLLTAMGTVPREAFLPAERRAVAYIDDHHRLNESGRFLPDPSTFGRLVQLAEISAGDSVLVVGSGTGYSLCVIARLAASVTGLESDPALNAMARQACAGITGIEIVEGEMPALAARQFDVIVVEGALESVPADLAALLRPDGRLVALVRDKGVGIARLMRRVQGGVETTSHFNATLPVLFKGAGEPAFIF
- a CDS encoding TolC family outer membrane protein, with protein sequence MKFKSFAGASLLAVMVACAQTGLAQAQSITQALTAAYDHAPDLQIAVLDAKASAENIVQAKSRKLPTIGASIGASQSYSLVGGNWSDSTSVTTGLSYNQTIFDNFQTEAQIEAARAGAEAAEHQIRNTEQNVLIQVVQAYMAVLTGNQLVSLRQENVNFFQAQLQSAQDRLDVGEGTRIDVAQAQARLAQGQAAYRASLASLETSQATFQRLVGQRPQGLSASHNYGNLIPRSLDSAISEAEIGHPAILLAKASIRAAQAGSDAASASFGPTASISGQVGSRWTPSGGGLTDGFSGSLGFQISIPIYAGGAIGSNIRQANIQQIKSEVSAMSTYDQVREAVISAWSGIQAADAQISAAQAAVTSSNTVLDGVIQERDLGTRTTLDVLNSQADLTSAQETLINASSNKVIATFSLLSAMGRLTASDLGLPVTIKTAVPYTQTVEDVWQELRTVAE
- a CDS encoding DUF2497 domain-containing protein; this translates as MNKPAPKEPSMDEILSSIRQIIADDDAAGVPRRPSIQAAPPPMEAAPARPLNAEDDRDLSDMLDDIEPLALSPSQIVDEADGAGDDFSFDSILADTEGSEPQLVEAEDIAFDADDELPSFDPAPMRAPEPEPEPQPVAARPAPRPAPQPEPAPQPEPAPSVSDVAPLPDPTLTSDMAEELLEPATKAAVRGSIGKLNALGLGNPSLTIEAMMREMLRPMLKEWLDENLPSVVERMVEKEISRISRGE
- a CDS encoding ABC transporter ATP-binding protein — protein: MHPQTHGDTARPAAKPGLFARLLIRNGADPVARNRFRARFGRFLSYYRPHLPLLAAILTSAVLVAATATALPLLANYIVSRLPALADDPTALNQLLTIGAVMVGVFVVQAVATYFVDYHGHSMGAKIEAQVRSELFEHCQKLSFSFYDQQRTGQLMSRISNDSLWLGELFHHGPEDLAISVLKFAGAMAILVWIDPIIALCIALLLPFAIGYALYFNKRMNIALRTSKERIAGVNERVEDSLGGIRVVQSFANEGAEKSRFEVENQRFLWARQDGYRNEALLWGGMEAFAQLVTVTVIVVGAIRSLYASLSPADLLTLLLCVGVLLDPIKRFDNFIRLWQEGFTGFVRAMELLEEQPDILDRPGASPLGPVKGAIAFNTVRFAYDADGPRVLDDLSFGIAPGEFVALVGPSGVGKSTLCALIPRFYDVLDGSITLDGRDLRDITLASLRRNIGVVQQDVYLFSGTVRENLLYGRPDASEAEMVAAARDANAHDFITGLPQGYDTDIGQRGVKLSGGQKQRLTIARTFLKNPPVLIFDEATSALDNESERAVQQALLGLTHGRTTLVIAHRLSTVRHADRILVLTGDGIVEQGTHDDLMARDGVYAGLHAVQGRI
- a CDS encoding valine--tRNA ligase → MLEKTYEPAAVEGRIYDAWLDANAFAAGAGAKPGAETFTIVIPPPNVTGSLHIGHALNNTVQDILVRFNRMLKKDVLWQPGTDHAGIATQMIVERQLAEKQQDRRSMGRDAFIERVWEWKAESGGTIMNQLKRLGASADFSRERFTMGAAGEPDDQMVRAVIKVFVELHKRGLIYRAKRLVNWHPGLETAISDLEVENIEVKGHMWHLRYPLADGVTYDFPLVDEEGNVTGTETRDYIIVATTRPETMLGDVAVAVHPDDERYQGLIGKFVELPLVGRRIPVVADEYADPSLGTGAVKITPAHDFNDFEVGARAGVEPINVFTTRGAIIDADFIPEAYRGLDRFEARKAIVADLAKMAEENPLRGLSHIEDKKIMVPHDEKSKLVVIEPFLTDQWWVKADVLAEPALASVREGRTKFVPQQYENTYFAWLENIKPWCISRQLWWGHQIPAWYGPDNEAFVAYDEAEAKAAAEKHYGKAVELTRDPDVLDTWFSSALWPFSTLGWPDETPELRRYYPTDVLVTAFDIIFFWVARMMMMGLEFLDEEPFHTVYMHALVLDEKGQKMSKTKGNVIDPLKLVDEYGADATRFTLAAMVAQGRNMRLSIQRVEGYRNFVTKIWNAARFLEMNECRRVEGFDPKANTLALNRWIVGATARGMAAVRAGIEDYKFNEAANSAYDFVWGTFCDWYVEFAKPVFMGEDEAAKAETRATAAWALDQILVMLHPMMPFVTEELWAETGKFGPARENLLILTEWPDLSGLEDAAADAELAWLVDVISNIRSVRAEMNVPAGAKLQLVVTGAGAETLRRLVAGTSLISRLARLEEISPQNAVPGESAQFVLGDATYALPLAGVIDIAAEKARLEKEVGKLDGEIAQVDKKLGNEQFVSKAPEEVIEEQKSRREAAVDRRTRIAAALKLLS